From one Nonomuraea polychroma genomic stretch:
- a CDS encoding GTP-binding protein: MTTMTTRPGLAARLTALTKVVELGPGRLDRKLLNEANALLQRAGERLKLSSEHTVVALAGGTGSGKSSLFNAISGLELSPTGVRRPTTARTHACVWGLEGAAPLLDWLQIQWRHRFSRASALDKGDSQLHGLILLDLPDHDSIRALTDTEADRLIGLADLVVWVLDPQKYADASTHRRYVTELAGHDAVTVFALNQADRLTTEELAELVIDLNDLLRREGVEHPSVVPTSSVTGRGIESLKSVIATAVARRRAAIQKLEADLHRLEQRLAEAMPLGEAMTAPSSVDEARRLGLTDALCDAVGVPAVGEAMENVYAERSSQWVGWPYPRWIEKFRSDPLKTLRLEDVGDEIRGITTGSVTAQSAEVANAVHALADGLSMGMHPVWRTAVLQAARSHAGQLPQALTEDLTEVAPQLDRVPGWWRLLKVWQYFLVAAFLAGAAWLAVGLIIPDQLPEGWEVLGDSATLPWVGLMMASVLGLGALSGIASRNFVELGASRERERLEREMRRRVAAVSATMVVEPVERELARHQAFYTALRDLSG, encoded by the coding sequence ATGACCACCATGACCACCAGGCCGGGACTCGCCGCGCGGCTGACCGCGCTCACCAAGGTGGTGGAGCTGGGCCCTGGGCGGCTCGACAGGAAGCTGCTCAACGAGGCCAACGCCCTGCTGCAACGCGCCGGAGAACGCCTCAAGCTGTCGTCCGAGCACACCGTCGTCGCCCTCGCGGGCGGCACGGGCAGCGGGAAGTCGTCGTTGTTCAACGCGATCTCCGGACTGGAGCTGTCGCCCACCGGCGTACGCCGGCCGACCACGGCCCGTACGCACGCCTGCGTGTGGGGGCTGGAGGGCGCGGCGCCGCTGCTCGACTGGCTGCAGATCCAGTGGCGGCACCGCTTCTCCCGGGCCAGCGCGCTCGACAAGGGCGACAGCCAGCTCCACGGGCTCATCCTGCTGGACCTGCCGGACCACGACTCGATCAGGGCGCTCACCGACACCGAGGCCGACCGGCTCATCGGGCTGGCCGACCTGGTGGTGTGGGTGCTCGACCCGCAGAAGTACGCCGACGCCTCGACGCACCGGCGTTACGTGACGGAGCTGGCGGGACATGACGCGGTGACCGTTTTCGCGCTCAACCAGGCCGACAGGCTCACGACGGAAGAGCTGGCCGAGCTGGTCATCGACCTCAACGACCTGCTGCGTCGCGAGGGGGTCGAGCATCCGAGCGTCGTGCCCACCTCGTCGGTCACCGGGCGCGGCATCGAGAGCCTCAAGAGCGTCATCGCGACCGCGGTCGCCCGCCGGCGAGCCGCCATCCAGAAGCTGGAGGCCGACCTGCACCGGCTGGAGCAGCGTCTGGCCGAGGCCATGCCGCTGGGCGAGGCCATGACCGCGCCGTCGTCGGTCGACGAGGCTCGAAGGTTGGGGCTGACGGACGCGTTGTGCGACGCGGTGGGCGTGCCGGCCGTGGGCGAGGCCATGGAGAACGTCTACGCGGAGCGGTCCAGCCAGTGGGTCGGGTGGCCGTACCCGCGGTGGATCGAGAAGTTCCGCTCCGACCCGCTGAAGACCCTGCGCCTGGAGGACGTGGGTGACGAGATCCGCGGCATCACGACGGGCTCGGTGACCGCCCAGTCGGCCGAGGTCGCCAACGCCGTGCACGCGTTGGCCGACGGGTTGTCCATGGGCATGCACCCGGTGTGGCGTACGGCGGTGCTCCAGGCGGCCAGGTCCCACGCGGGCCAGCTGCCGCAGGCGCTGACCGAGGACCTCACGGAGGTGGCGCCGCAGCTCGACCGGGTGCCGGGGTGGTGGCGGCTGCTCAAGGTGTGGCAGTACTTCCTGGTGGCCGCTTTCCTGGCGGGGGCGGCCTGGCTGGCGGTCGGCCTGATCATTCCCGACCAGCTGCCGGAGGGGTGGGAGGTGCTGGGCGACAGCGCGACCTTGCCGTGGGTGGGGCTCATGATGGCCTCGGTGCTCGGGCTCGGCGCGCTGTCAGGCATCGCGTCCCGCAACTTCGTGGAGCTGGGCGCGTCGCGGGAGCGGGAACGGCTCGAGCGCGAGATGAGGCGCCGGGTCGCGGCCGTGTCGGCGACGATGGTCGTGGAACCCGTCGAACGCGAGCTGGCTCGCCACCAGGCGTTCTATACGGCGCTGCGCGACCTGTCCGGCTGA
- the speB gene encoding agmatinase — protein sequence MSRYGVMYGPDFTFLGVDRCDVGEPASYEGADVVIIGAPFDGGTSNRPGARFGPQALRQACYLPFDGSRPSLALRVDALKDLRVLDAGDVECYSGDVEGSLAAIEEAVHRVAASGAIPMVLGGDHTIALPDARGTARAHAPGRTSMIHFDAHADTGDHTFGHHLYGHGQPMRRLIESGAIRGDRFLQIGLRGYWPEPATLAWMARRNMRSYEMTEVVTRGLDEVLTEAFAIALDDCDQVFLSVDIDVCDPGHAPGTGTPEPGGLTARQLLDAVRRICYELPVAGMELVEVAPPYDHADITAYLGNRVILEALSAMARRRKDDEGGPRWDPRQPLLDGR from the coding sequence TTGTCCCGTTATGGCGTGATGTACGGCCCGGATTTCACGTTCCTCGGTGTGGACCGCTGCGACGTCGGCGAACCGGCGAGCTACGAGGGGGCCGACGTGGTGATCATCGGCGCCCCGTTCGACGGCGGCACCTCCAACCGGCCCGGCGCCAGATTCGGCCCGCAGGCGCTCCGCCAGGCCTGCTACCTGCCGTTCGACGGGTCCCGCCCCAGCCTGGCGCTGCGCGTGGACGCGCTGAAGGACCTGCGCGTGCTCGACGCCGGTGACGTGGAGTGCTATTCGGGCGACGTCGAGGGCTCGCTGGCCGCGATCGAGGAGGCCGTGCACCGCGTCGCCGCCTCGGGCGCGATCCCGATGGTGCTGGGCGGGGACCACACGATCGCGCTGCCCGACGCGCGGGGCACGGCCAGGGCGCACGCGCCGGGACGCACCTCGATGATCCACTTCGACGCGCACGCCGACACCGGCGACCACACCTTCGGCCACCACCTGTACGGCCACGGCCAGCCGATGCGGCGGCTCATCGAGTCCGGCGCCATCCGCGGCGACCGGTTCCTGCAGATCGGGCTGCGCGGCTACTGGCCCGAGCCGGCGACGCTGGCGTGGATGGCGCGGCGGAACATGCGCTCCTACGAAATGACCGAGGTCGTGACCCGCGGGCTCGACGAGGTCCTGACCGAGGCGTTCGCCATCGCGCTCGACGACTGTGACCAGGTCTTCCTGTCCGTCGACATCGACGTCTGCGACCCCGGCCACGCGCCGGGCACCGGCACGCCGGAGCCGGGCGGGCTCACGGCCAGGCAACTCCTCGACGCCGTGCGCAGGATCTGTTACGAGCTTCCCGTGGCGGGGATGGAGCTGGTGGAGGTGGCGCCGCCGTACGATCACGCGGACATCACCGCGTACCTCGGGAACCGGGTTATTCTTGAGGCGCTGTCAGCGATGGCCAGACGCCGGAAGGACGATGAGGGCGGGCCTCGCTGGGATCCCCGCCAGCCCCTTCTCGATGGTCGTTAA
- the cobA gene encoding uroporphyrinogen-III C-methyltransferase, translating into MGPYLLGLRLSGRRVLVVGGGRVAQRRVPALLEAGAEVTVVSPSVTPALDDLIAAGRVTWHARPYEVGDCDGAWLVQACTDDRTVNTAVAAEAEAKRVWCVRADDKDASAAWTPASGRVDEISVAVTAGGDPRRAAGIRDAVVEALRDGTVDARRNRTKPVGVALVGGGPGDPGLITVRGRQLLAQADVVVADRLAPRALLDELAPDVELVDAAKVPYGRSLSQETINELLVDRARQGKFVVRLKGGDPFVFGRGGEEMIACAQAGIPVLVVPGITSAVAVPAAAGVPVTHRGVSQEFHVISVHVAPDDPKSTVDWPALARSEGTLVLMMAVERLAKVAEALLRDGRSPETPVMVVQDGTLPTQRAVIASLSTVADRVSAAGIRPPAIVIVGDVVRVGQEVEMVRAERLP; encoded by the coding sequence ATGGGTCCCTACCTCCTCGGCCTGCGGCTTTCCGGCCGCCGGGTGCTGGTCGTGGGCGGCGGCCGCGTTGCGCAGCGGCGCGTTCCCGCGCTGCTAGAGGCCGGTGCGGAGGTCACCGTCGTGTCGCCGAGCGTCACCCCGGCGCTGGACGACCTGATCGCCGCCGGGCGGGTCACCTGGCACGCGCGGCCCTATGAGGTCGGCGACTGCGACGGGGCCTGGCTCGTCCAGGCCTGCACCGACGACAGGACCGTCAACACCGCGGTCGCCGCCGAGGCGGAGGCCAAGCGCGTGTGGTGCGTGCGGGCCGACGACAAGGACGCCTCCGCCGCCTGGACGCCCGCCTCGGGGCGGGTCGACGAGATCAGTGTGGCCGTCACCGCGGGCGGCGATCCGCGCAGGGCCGCCGGCATCAGGGACGCCGTCGTCGAGGCACTGCGTGACGGCACGGTCGACGCCCGGCGCAACCGTACGAAACCCGTCGGCGTGGCCCTGGTCGGCGGCGGGCCCGGCGACCCCGGCCTGATCACCGTGCGGGGGCGGCAGCTCCTGGCGCAGGCCGACGTGGTGGTCGCGGACCGGCTGGCCCCCCGGGCCCTCCTCGACGAGCTCGCGCCCGACGTCGAGCTGGTCGATGCCGCCAAGGTGCCCTACGGCCGGTCGTTGTCCCAGGAGACGATCAACGAGCTGCTCGTTGACCGGGCCAGGCAGGGCAAGTTCGTGGTCCGGCTCAAGGGCGGCGACCCGTTCGTGTTCGGGCGGGGCGGCGAGGAGATGATCGCCTGTGCCCAGGCCGGCATCCCCGTGCTGGTCGTGCCCGGCATCACCAGCGCCGTCGCGGTGCCCGCGGCGGCCGGGGTGCCGGTGACGCACCGCGGGGTCAGCCAGGAGTTCCACGTGATCTCCGTGCACGTGGCGCCGGACGATCCCAAGTCGACCGTCGACTGGCCTGCCCTGGCCCGTTCCGAGGGCACGCTGGTGCTGATGATGGCGGTCGAGCGGCTGGCGAAGGTGGCCGAGGCGCTCCTTCGCGACGGACGTTCTCCGGAGACTCCCGTAATGGTGGTACAGGACGGTACCCTTCCGACCCAGCGGGCGGTCATCGCCTCGCTTTCCACCGTGGCCGACCGCGTGTCCGCGGCTGGGATACGGCCGCCGGCGATCGTCATCGTCGGCGACGTCGTCAGGGTCGGCCAGGAGGTCGAGATGGTTCGAGCGGAGCGCTTGCCGTGA
- the cobT gene encoding nicotinate-nucleotide--dimethylbenzimidazole phosphoribosyltransferase, translated as MLAETLAAIRPADPAAVAEARAHQDRLTKPRGSLGALEEIAIRLAGAAGACPPPMPAPAALAIFAADHGVHARGVTPWPQEVTVQMVANFLAGGAVANAFAAQAGVSVTVVDVGVAADLPDAAGLIKHKIGYGTADLSQGPAMTVDQAVRGLEAGIAVARDLVASGIRCLITGDMGIANTTASAALISVFTGKDPAEVTGRGTGIDDETHARKVDVVRESLRANGLPADVSSASEALRVLAAVGGYEHAAIAGFILGGAAARVPVILDGVIAGAAALVAAALDPAAPDHCVAGHRSAEPGHAAALAHLGLRPLVDLEMRLGEGTGGLLAHPMVCAAVRVMHDVATFDSAGVTEKPE; from the coding sequence GTGCTCGCTGAGACGCTTGCCGCGATCCGCCCCGCCGATCCGGCGGCGGTCGCGGAGGCCCGCGCTCACCAGGACCGCCTCACCAAGCCCCGGGGCTCGCTCGGTGCGCTGGAGGAGATCGCGATCCGCCTCGCGGGCGCGGCGGGCGCCTGCCCGCCGCCCATGCCCGCCCCCGCGGCGCTGGCCATCTTCGCGGCCGACCACGGCGTGCACGCCCGCGGCGTCACCCCGTGGCCGCAGGAGGTCACCGTGCAGATGGTGGCCAACTTCCTGGCCGGCGGCGCGGTCGCCAACGCCTTCGCCGCCCAGGCCGGCGTGTCCGTGACCGTGGTCGACGTCGGCGTCGCCGCCGACCTGCCCGACGCGGCCGGCCTCATCAAGCACAAGATCGGGTACGGCACCGCCGACCTGTCCCAGGGGCCCGCCATGACGGTCGATCAGGCCGTCAGAGGGCTGGAGGCCGGGATCGCCGTGGCCCGCGACTTGGTGGCGTCGGGGATCCGCTGCCTGATCACCGGCGACATGGGCATCGCCAACACCACCGCCTCCGCCGCCCTGATCTCCGTCTTCACCGGCAAGGACCCGGCCGAGGTGACCGGCAGGGGCACCGGGATCGACGACGAGACGCACGCCCGCAAGGTGGACGTCGTCCGTGAGTCCCTCCGGGCGAATGGGCTGCCTGCCGACGTGTCGTCCGCGAGCGAGGCGCTGCGCGTGCTGGCCGCCGTCGGCGGCTACGAGCACGCGGCCATCGCGGGCTTCATCCTGGGCGGCGCGGCGGCCCGCGTCCCGGTGATCCTCGACGGCGTCATCGCCGGCGCCGCCGCCCTCGTGGCCGCCGCCCTCGACCCGGCCGCGCCCGACCACTGCGTCGCCGGGCATCGCTCGGCCGAGCCCGGCCACGCCGCCGCGCTCGCCCACCTCGGGCTGCGCCCCCTGGTGGACCTGGAGATGCGCCTCGGCGAGGGCACCGGCGGGCTGCTCGCCCACCCGATGGTGTGCGCGGCCGTGCGGGTGATGCACGACGTGGCCACGTTCGACTCGGCGGGAGTGACCGAGAAGCCGGAGTAA
- a CDS encoding single-stranded DNA-binding protein yields MNDIYVTLTGNVAAEPRQYTFDDGLRVTSLKVLTSHRYFDKKTGQWTDGERVCFTVRCWRALGENVATSVRAGQPVVVSGRLRIREFGPEGDRRFMPEIEASAVGHDLRWGTGVFTKPERGGGVASMSKEMRDRLDEETQDWAMGSRPLRSLARPGSAPGEGQPVRVLGPEGTHDGTGDEDAEDAEPLTAEERVAA; encoded by the coding sequence ATGAACGACATCTACGTCACGCTCACCGGCAACGTCGCAGCAGAGCCCAGGCAATACACCTTCGACGACGGCCTCAGGGTCACCTCGCTGAAGGTGCTCACATCGCACCGTTACTTCGACAAGAAGACAGGCCAGTGGACGGACGGTGAGCGGGTCTGCTTCACGGTCCGCTGCTGGCGCGCCCTGGGAGAAAACGTCGCCACGTCCGTACGGGCGGGACAGCCGGTGGTGGTGTCGGGGAGGTTGCGGATCCGCGAGTTCGGCCCGGAAGGCGACCGCCGTTTCATGCCCGAGATAGAGGCCAGCGCGGTGGGCCACGATCTGCGCTGGGGCACCGGTGTGTTCACCAAGCCGGAGCGGGGCGGCGGTGTGGCCTCGATGAGCAAGGAGATGCGTGACCGCCTGGACGAGGAAACCCAGGACTGGGCCATGGGCTCCCGGCCCCTCCGATCGCTCGCCCGCCCCGGCTCCGCACCCGGCGAAGGGCAGCCCGTCCGCGTTTTGGGACCGGAGGGCACGCACGACGGCACCGGAGATGAAGACGCCGAGGACGCCGAGCCGTTGACGGCTGAGGAGCGGGTGGCAGCGTAG
- a CDS encoding dynamin family protein has protein sequence MNTAMDDGWQESLGEQTLSFRPVRDDDETFDAFAPGAAKAARGETPRKADGRTRDEPAAEEVSAPGEPSEGETAAGRSDAEEPAEPVNFFAPRTPATGTGRSTQGASPRSAGRPAQPADSAPSGGPSLFVRPAARGGPAVGETSPEQETTAEEEPATAPAAGQADGEQSSGETPDTDTARTGDESPDDVSEQAVESVSHDAEDPEDAAEPHEPEELRESEEPFESEEPRESEEPRDAEEPRDADNPGDAEDSGDVGADDPGDPVDVDRPHVEDGPDGDAESADEQGPPADEPLVAEAEAEGLVADELEAEGAVADGELEAEEPVADGDLDSEEPESPQAVEDQQEDDEDARDESSDVTPTGEPSQEAEAPQAADENPAGATTRTEELPAEAAEALAAALGALRESVADLRFGMDLPGAEEARQAQAELLAQLEDYVLPRVKTSTAPALIVVAGSTGAGKSTLVNSLAERNVSRTGVRRPTTGTPVLVCHPEDRDWFTKGELLGKLQRLDQPAPNSGMRSIVIVATEKLPQGVALLDTPDIDSVVEEHHEIAHRMLDAADLWIFVTTAARYADAPAWNLLKLAKERGARLAIVLSRVQQRSADVVLKHFVRMLTEYSLGEIDRFVVHESKVEDGRLPDSEVTDLRMWLAELSVDEERRAQAVRATLNGVLDSFRTRVPALAKHLEAQVAFRTELRSDVEAAFFGALGAIDKASKNGSLLHGEVLARWQDFAGSGDLMRSLRLRKRGRVARQAPERVLAFKAAIRTGLESVIVAAANRAAEEVAARWRHRSELGARLSEGLDRPSDDLVRHTSRAIASWQEHLSELVRTEGVAKRSVSKLVSFDPDALSLIFMVAMFNGSNGDGVPHRLVNALLGAESLRGIGAKALSDLRARIGMLFDQEALRYVQALDSAGIPDESVATRLYQATYNLEVAR, from the coding sequence GTGAACACGGCCATGGATGACGGATGGCAGGAGTCGCTGGGGGAGCAGACGTTGAGCTTCCGGCCGGTGCGGGACGACGACGAGACGTTCGACGCCTTCGCCCCCGGTGCCGCCAAGGCCGCGCGGGGCGAGACCCCACGCAAGGCCGACGGCCGGACGCGCGATGAGCCGGCGGCCGAGGAGGTGAGCGCGCCCGGCGAGCCTTCCGAAGGGGAGACTGCCGCCGGCCGTTCCGATGCCGAGGAGCCTGCCGAGCCCGTGAACTTCTTCGCACCCCGGACGCCGGCTACCGGCACCGGCCGGTCCACGCAGGGGGCATCGCCCAGATCCGCGGGTCGGCCCGCCCAGCCCGCAGACTCGGCCCCGTCCGGTGGGCCCTCCCTTTTCGTGAGGCCTGCCGCACGCGGCGGGCCGGCCGTCGGCGAGACCTCTCCCGAGCAGGAGACGACCGCCGAGGAAGAGCCGGCGACCGCACCGGCCGCCGGGCAGGCGGACGGCGAGCAGTCCAGCGGCGAGACGCCGGACACGGACACGGCGCGCACCGGGGACGAGTCGCCTGACGACGTGAGCGAGCAGGCCGTCGAGAGTGTGTCGCACGACGCGGAGGACCCAGAAGACGCGGCGGAACCCCATGAGCCGGAGGAGCTCCGTGAGTCGGAGGAGCCCTTTGAGTCGGAGGAGCCCCGTGAGTCGGAGGAGCCACGAGACGCCGAGGAACCGAGAGACGCTGACAATCCAGGCGATGCGGAGGATTCCGGCGATGTCGGCGCCGACGATCCCGGCGATCCCGTCGATGTTGACCGACCGCATGTCGAGGACGGGCCGGACGGCGACGCCGAGTCGGCCGATGAGCAGGGGCCGCCCGCAGACGAGCCGCTCGTCGCCGAGGCGGAAGCCGAAGGGCTCGTAGCCGATGAGCTCGAAGCGGAAGGGGCTGTAGCCGACGGTGAGCTCGAAGCCGAAGAGCCCGTAGCCGACGGTGACCTCGACAGTGAGGAGCCGGAATCGCCCCAGGCAGTGGAGGACCAGCAGGAGGACGACGAGGACGCCCGCGACGAATCCTCGGACGTAACGCCCACAGGCGAACCGTCCCAGGAGGCCGAGGCACCCCAGGCCGCAGATGAGAACCCCGCTGGAGCGACGACCCGTACCGAGGAGTTGCCTGCGGAGGCGGCCGAGGCGCTGGCGGCGGCGCTCGGCGCGCTCAGGGAAAGCGTCGCCGACCTCCGCTTCGGCATGGACCTGCCCGGCGCCGAGGAGGCCAGGCAGGCGCAGGCCGAGCTGCTGGCTCAGCTCGAGGACTACGTGCTGCCCAGGGTCAAGACCAGCACCGCCCCCGCCCTCATCGTGGTCGCGGGCTCGACGGGCGCGGGCAAGTCCACCCTGGTCAACTCCCTCGCCGAGCGCAACGTCTCGCGCACCGGCGTACGCCGCCCGACCACCGGCACCCCCGTGCTTGTCTGCCACCCCGAGGACCGCGACTGGTTCACGAAGGGAGAGCTGCTCGGCAAGCTGCAGCGGCTCGACCAACCCGCTCCCAACTCCGGCATGCGCAGCATCGTCATCGTCGCGACGGAGAAGCTCCCGCAGGGCGTCGCGCTGCTCGACACCCCCGACATCGACTCGGTGGTCGAAGAGCACCACGAGATCGCGCACCGCATGCTCGACGCCGCCGACCTGTGGATCTTCGTGACCACGGCGGCCCGCTACGCCGACGCCCCCGCCTGGAACCTGCTGAAGCTGGCCAAGGAGCGCGGCGCCCGCCTCGCCATCGTGTTGTCGCGGGTGCAGCAGAGGTCCGCCGACGTGGTGCTGAAGCACTTCGTCCGTATGCTCACCGAATACAGCCTGGGCGAGATCGACAGATTCGTCGTCCACGAGTCGAAGGTCGAGGACGGCAGACTGCCCGACAGCGAGGTCACCGACCTGAGGATGTGGCTGGCGGAGTTGTCGGTGGACGAGGAGCGACGCGCCCAGGCCGTGCGCGCGACGCTCAACGGCGTGCTCGACAGCTTCCGCACCCGCGTACCGGCGTTGGCCAAGCACCTGGAGGCGCAGGTCGCGTTCAGGACCGAGCTGCGCAGCGACGTGGAGGCGGCGTTCTTCGGCGCGCTCGGCGCGATCGACAAGGCGTCGAAGAACGGATCGTTACTGCACGGCGAGGTGCTGGCCCGCTGGCAGGACTTCGCCGGCTCCGGCGACCTGATGCGCTCGCTGCGGCTGCGCAAGCGCGGCAGGGTCGCCAGGCAGGCGCCCGAGCGGGTGCTGGCGTTCAAGGCCGCGATCCGTACCGGACTGGAGTCGGTGATCGTGGCCGCCGCCAACCGCGCCGCCGAGGAGGTGGCCGCTCGCTGGCGGCACCGTTCCGAGCTGGGCGCCAGGCTCAGCGAGGGGCTCGACAGGCCGTCGGACGATCTCGTACGGCACACCAGCCGGGCCATCGCGTCCTGGCAGGAGCACCTGAGCGAGTTGGTGCGCACGGAAGGTGTCGCGAAGCGGTCGGTGTCGAAGCTGGTGTCGTTCGACCCCGACGCACTGTCACTGATCTTCATGGTCGCCATGTTCAACGGGAGCAACGGCGACGGGGTGCCGCATCGGCTGGTCAACGCCCTGCTCGGCGCGGAGTCGCTGCGCGGCATCGGTGCCAAGGCGCTCAGTGACCTGCGCGCCAGGATCGGCATGCTGTTCGACCAGGAAGCACTGCGTTATGTGCAGGCGCTCGATTCCGCGGGCATTCCCGACGAGTCCGTCGCGACCCGGCTTTACCAGGCAACGTACAACCTCGAGGTCGCTCGATGA